In Balnearium lithotrophicum, the genomic stretch AACATCCTCAACATCTGGAAGGGCTAAGTGTTCTGCCGGAGTTAGATAGCACAGAAAATCGGCTCCTGCCCTTGCTGCAATAGCCCCTCCAATTGCACCTGTTATGTGGTCGTAACCCGGTGCAACGTCGGTTACTATCGGTCCCAAAACGTAGAAGGGAGCTCCGTGGCACAGTTTTTTTTGAAGGAGTATGTTTGCCTCCACCTGGTCTAAGGGAACGTGACCCGGACCCTCAACCATTGCCTGAACGTCCGCTTCCCTTGCCCTATCAACCAACTCTCCCAACGTTATGAGCTCCTCTATCTGACACCTGTCCGTTGCATCTGCTATACATCCAGGTCTCATTCCATCACCCAAGGACAGGGTAACGTCGTACTTCTTGGCTATCTCCAACAGCCTATCGTAGTGTTCATAGAGTGGGTTCTCAGCATCGTTGTAGACCATCCACTCGGCCATAAGAGCTCCACCCCTTGAAACGATGTTCATTATTCTTCCTTCTCTCCTCAACCTCTCCAAGGAGCTCTGTGTAACGCCGCAGTGGACCGTTATAAAATCAACTCCATCCTTACAGTGCCTCTCAATAACGTCAAAGAGGTCGTCAACGGTCATCTTTCCTATAAACCCGTACTTCTCTGCTGCCTCCCTTGCAGCCTGGTATATTGGAACTGTTCCAACCATGACAGGTGAATTTTCAACAATCTTTTTTCTCGTTTCGTCTATGAACTTTCCAGTAGATAGGTCCATGACAGCATCTGCACCGTACTTCACTGCAACTCTGAGCTTTTCGATTTCAAGTTCTATGTTCTCAATATCTCCGGATGTTCCAATATTTGCATTTACCTTTGTCTTAAGTCCTTTACCTATTGCTCTCGGTGTGAAATCGCTTCTCTCCCTGTGGTAGATGTTTGCAGGAATTACTATTGTTCCCTCTATAAGTCCGTTTACTATGTATTCAACAGGCCTCTTCTCATAGTCTGCACAAAACTCTATCTCCCTTGTAACAATTCCCTTTTTAGCAAGTTCAACTAACGTTGCCATTACTCCTCCTCATTCTGTTTAAGCCTCTCTGATATTTGAGAGGCAACCTTTTTGCCTGACATCAACATTCCTCCGAAAACGGGACCCATCCTATGGGAACCGCACGTTGCATTTGCTGCCATTCCGCTGACAAATATTCCTGGGAAGACCTCACGGGAGTTTTTAACTGTATCCTCCTCCCCAACAGACGCCCACAGGGGTTTCTCTCCAACTACACAACCGGTTTCTGTATCCAACCTTATCCCAGCCTTTCTCTGGAGGGTTGAAACAACCGTCGCATCGTGTCCCGTTGCATCGATAACGTACTTTGAGGTTACAACTAAAGGGTCAACCATCAGGTGTGCCATATCAACGGTACTCCAGTTTATCACAAGGCCACATACCCTGTACTGGCTGTTTACCCTTTTCAGAACAACGTCCTCGGCAGTTACACCGTTAAATACAGTTGCTCCAGCCTTTACTGCCTTTGATGCAATCGTTGTTACGGCCTCAACGGCATCAGCAACGTAGTAACCGGGTTTAAACTCCCTGTAGTTAACGCCAAACTCATCAAGAATTTCCCTTCCCATCTCCTGAACAACAATTTCGTTGAAAAACATCGCTCCTGCCCACATTCCACCACCGATTGAGAGCTTTCTCTCAAAGAGGGCTACCCTGTAACCTTCCTTTGCTAAATAGTAGGCAGCAACGAGTCCCGAAGGACCTCCTCCAACAATTGAAACGTCATTTTCCAAGTGATTTTGGAGCTTTTCCATAAAAGAAGAGATGATTGCCTGAGAAATGGTTACCTCACTTAAGTTTTCCACTTCTGCCTCCTGAAATTGTATTTTTTACCACGAGGGAGGCTGTAAGGAGGGAAAGGGGAACCTTTGCCGCTCCCTACGCCGGCATTACCCGGATCAGGTTCCAGGGGTTCCTGCATCGCAGGTCTCAGGAGCTCCGCTCCACCCCCGCGGCACTATTAATTCTATATTATTGAGAAAAATTTTCAATAAAATTGAATTATTTTCCTTCCTCCAACCACTTAACTGCCAAGTAAGTTTCGACGGCAACACCTACAGGGAGAGCATCCTCATCGATGTCAAACCTTGAGTTGTGGAGTGGATAGTTCGTTCCCTTCTCTTCGTTTCCCGTTCCAAGCCTTATGAACGTTCCGGGAACGTGCTGGAGGTAAACGGAAAAGTCCTCCCCACCCATTGACGGCTTTTCAAGGACTACGACCCTTTCACTTCCCAAGAGTTCTGCCATCTTTAAAAGGGCAAACTTCGTTGTCTCCTGGTCGTTTATTAGGGGAGGTGTTCCCTCCTCAAACCTAAACTCGTAATCTCCACCGTAGGCAGATGTTACTCCCGAAAGGACTCTCTCTATGAGTTTTGGGAAGTTTTCTCTAACCTCGTTTGAGAGGGCTCTTACCGTTCCCTCAAAGGAAACCTCGTCGGGGATAACGTTCTCTGCAAATCCCCCCTTAATCCTACCTACCGTTAAAACTGCCGGTTCTAAAGGGTCAACGTACCTGCTGACGATGTGGTGGAGTGAAGTTATCGTCTGTGATGCAACAACTACAGGGTCTATTCCCAAGTGGGGGCGGGAAGCATGGGAGCTCCTTCCCTTTATCTTTACTCTGAAAACGTCAGAGGAGGCAAGGAGAGGCCCAGGCCTTGTCCCTACAAATCCCGTTGGGAGCTCCGGATAGACGTGTAGGCCAAATATGGCTGAAACTTTTGGATTTTCCAAAACCCCGTTTTCGACCAACCACTTTGCTCCCTTACAGTCGTGCCTCTCCTCACAGGGCTGGAAGATTAGTTTTACATTTCCCCTTATGTGCTCTCTCAGATTACACAGGAGCTTTGCAGCCCCCAAGAGAACTGCAGTGTGGGCATCGTGACCGCAGGAGTGCATAATCCCCTTGATTTTAGAGGAATAAGGCTTTCCCGTTTTTTCCTCCGTTGGTAGGGCATCCATATCCGCCCTAAGTGCAACGGTTCTTCCCTCCTTCTTTCCCCTTATTAATCCAACAACTGCAGTGGAGTCTGCAAAGTTTTCAATTACCTCATCGACCCCGAACTCTCTAAGCTTGTTTGAGACAAACTCTGCCGTGTTAAACTCCCTTCCTGAGAGCTCCGGGTACATGTGGATGTGCCTTCTCCAGGATGTGACCTCTTCCTTTATCTCCTCGGAGTTCTTCAGAATAATTTCCCCTAATTCCATTCCAAACTCTCCTTTTTAGGATAAATTTTGACTAAACAGAAATTTAAGAATTGCCGGAGGAGATATGCTTACAGAGGAGGAGATAAAGGAAATATTCCTCAAGGCAGATGCCTTTCTGACAGGACACTTCTTGCTGTCAAGTGGCCTTCACAGTCCTTACTACCTTCAGTGTGCAAAGGTTCTTCAGTATCCGGAGTACTCAGAAGTTCTATGTAGGGAGCTTGCCGAGAGGATAAAGGAATTGGGAGTTGACTACGATTTCGTAATAGCTCCTGCCATAGGTGGAATTATTGTTTCCTACGAAACTGCAAGGCACCTAAAGGTGAGAGGAATTTTTGCAGAGAGGGTAGATGGAGAGTTGACGCTGAGAAGGGGATTTGAGATAAAACCGGGAGAGAGGGCTGTTGTTGTTGAGGACGTTGTTACAACGGGAAAGTCAACGAGGGAGACTATTGAAGTCGTTAAATCCCACGGTGGAGAGGTTGTTGCAGTTGGAAGCTTAGTTGACAGGAGCGGTGGAAAGGTGGATTTTGGAGTCCCATTCGAAACCCTTTGGAGGTTGGAGGTTCCTGTATATCAACCTGACGAGTGTCCGCTGTGTAAAGAGGGAAAGGAACCCTTGGTCAAACCGGGAAGTAGAAACATACCCTTAAAGTAGGTTAAAATAGCAGGGATGAAGATTTTTAAACCCTTTGAAGTTATAAAGGAAGAGCTCTTTAAGAGTGAGGAGTTTTCAAGGGAGCTCCTTTCAACAAAGGTTTCCCTCGTTTTAAAGGCTGGTGGGTACATTTTAGACAGCGGTGGAAAGAGGATAAGGCCGGGACTTACGATTCTCTCTGGAAAGTTGGTTGGAGCTCCCCTTGAGAGGTTAATTCCCGTTGCAACCGTCATGGAGTACATGCACACTGCAACCCTCCTTCACGATGATATAGTTGATGGAGCAAAGCTTAGGAGGGGAAAGCCTTCTGCAAACGACGTTTTTGGAAACGATGTTGCCGTTTTGGTCGGTGACTACATGTTTGCAAAGGCAATTTACGTACTGGCAGTTTACGGGGGAGAGGAAGTTTTAAAGGTAGCTGCAAAGACCGTTCAGGACATGTCTGAGGGAGAGCTCCTTCAGCTTGAAAATGTTGGAAATACTGATGTTGACGAAGACTACTACTTTGATGTTATATACAGGAAAACGGCTTCTCTGCTTTCCACCTGTTGTGAGTGCGGAGCTCTCTTGGGAAATCCCTCAGACGAGAAGAGGGAATCTCTAAGGAAGTTTGGTGAATTTATAGGTTATGCCTTTCAGTTGGTTGACGATGCATTCGATTACGTTTCCCATTCAGAGAGGATAGGGAAACCTGCAGGAAACGATATTAGAGAGGGGAAAGTTACGTATCCCCTCCTTTCCGTTTGGAGCGAGCTGTCAGATAAGGAAAGGGAGTTTATTAGAAAGGTTTTCTCTGAAGTAGAACCGAGCAGAGAGGAGATAGACAGAGTAAGGAAGATTGTTCTGAGTAAGGGGGGAGACAGGAAAACGTTTCAGCTTGCAAGGGAATACGTTGAGAGGGCAAAGGAGCTCCTAAAACAGTTCCCCGAATCAGAGTACAGGGGAGCTCTCTGTGAGGTTGCCGACTTTATAGTTGAGAGGACCTACTAACCAACCCCTACAAGGTCAAACTTTTTACCGAACCTTAAACTCAACAGTTTCCTTAGGTTATCGAGTCCCTCAAGCTCGGGATTTTTCGATACTAACTCCTCAGCTGCTTTCCTTGCCAACTTTAGGACTTCGTAGTCCCTCCTGAGGTCTGCTACTTTGAAGTCTCCAAGCCCAGACTGCCTTGTTCCAAAGATTTCACCTGGCCCCCTAAAGAGAAAGTCCGCCTCTGCAATCTTAAATCCGTCATTTGTTGACTCTAAAACCTTTAGTCTCTTTACCGAATCTTCACCAATTCCCCTCGAGGTTACTAAAAAACAGTAGGATTTCCTATCTCCTCTTCCTACCCTTCCTCTAAGCTGGTGGAGTTGAGCAAGTCCAAACCTCTCGGCATGTTCGATTACCATAACTGTAGCTTCTGGAACGTCAACTCCAACTTCAATTACAGTTGTTGAAACCAAGACGGAAAACTCACCCCTCTTGAACTTCTCCATTACGCTGTCCTTCTCCTCCTGCTTCATCCTGCCGTGGAGAAGTCCCACAGGATAGGGCTTTAGCTTCTCGTTCCAGTAGTGAAACATCTCAGTTGCAGCCTTTAGTTCCAACTTCTCCGATTCCTCAATGAGTGGATAGACTATGTAAACCCTGTTTCCCTTTGAAAGCTCCTTCCTTAAGAACTCAACCAAACTTCTCCTCTCATCCTCAAAGACAATTTTCGTCTCTATCGGCTTCCTTCCCGCCGGAAGCTCGTCTATTACAGAAACATCAAGGTCCCCGTAGGCAGTCATTGCAAGGGTTCTCGGAATCGGTGTTGCCGTCATAACCAAAACGTCGGGCATCCTTCCCTTTTTCTTAAGCTCTGCCCTCTGTTTAACGCCAAACCTGTGCTGTTCGTCTATAACTACAAGTCCTAAGTTCTTAAATTCAACACCCTCTTGAATGAGGGCATGAGTTCCAACAACAACCTGAAAATAACCTTCCTTTATTGCCTTGTACATTGTTTCTTTCTGCTTCTTTGAAAGGCTTCCAGTTAGAAGACCAACCCTTATCCCGTAGGGGTTTAGAAACTCCTTGAACTTTTTAAAGTGCTGATTTGCTAAAATTTCCGTTGGGGCCATAACAGCAGTTTGATAGCCACTCCTTGCAGCAAAAAAGGCTGCAGCTGCAGAAACAACGGTCTTTCCACTTCCAACATCTCCCTGGACGAGCCTGTTCATCGGCTCAGGGCTTTTCATATCGTTAACAATTTCCCTTAAAACCTTCTCTTGGGCTCCCGTTAACTTAAACGGAAGAACCTTTTTAAACTCCTCTATCAGTCCCTCATCTATTGGAAAAGAGATACCCTTTTCCTTCTTTACTTTCTGTTTGTAGAGACCTATTGCAAGCTGGAACAGGAAAAGCTCATCAAAAATTACTCTTTTCTGCGAGGGAGACTTAAAATTTTGGAGCTCCTCAACGTCTTCATCTTGGGGAAAGTGAACCCTCCAGAATGCCTCGTGGGCTTCTGGAAAGTTGTACTTTTTGAGAATCTCCTTAGGGAGGTACTCGGGAAAGTAGGGAAGGACCTTCTTTATCAGAAAGTGAATGTCCTTTCTAACTGTTGTCTGCTTTATTCCCTCTGCACAGTGGTATACGGGGAGAATCGTTCCCAACTTTTCAAGCTTTCCCTTATGAGGGTCAAGAATCTCAACCTCCGGATGGACAATTTCGAATCCAGAGGTTTTTCTCTTAACCGTTCCAAAGGCAAGGACTTCCCTCCCTAACTCCTTTACCTTTTTAAACAGGCTCTTGTAGTAGTTTAAGACCCTCTCCTGAAGAAAGAGGAGTGTTACAGAGCCGGTTCTGTCGTATAGAACTACCTTTAGAATTCTCTTCTTCTTTTTGGAGGTTTGGAGCTCTGAGACGTTTACAACCTTTCCCTTTACTAAGAACTCACCGTTTGGCTTTAGATATGCCATCGGAGTCACTGTTGTCCTGTCCTCGTACCTGAAGGGAAGGTAGTAAATTCCGTCTATTATCCTTTCAATTCCTAACTTCTTAAGCCTGTTTAACCTCCTTTTGTCAATTCCCTTTACTTTTTCTACTTCCTGAAAGAATGCCTCAATAGGATAGGTTTTTTTCCTCTCTATTTTTTCCCTCTTGGATATTATTCTCTCCCTTGGAATTTCCCTTTCCCTTGCCCTTTCAATCTCTTCGGGGAGGAACTTTAGTGTAAAGACTGTGTGGAGCTCCTTTAATAGCTCCTTTTTCCTCTTTTCAGGCAGTCCTTTATAGTTTTCTAAAACCTTTAAAACCCTGTTTAGCCAAGATTTCCTCTTTCTATCAAGGTAAGGAAGAAGTTCCTTAAAGAGCTTTGATAGGACTACATCTGGATCTTTTACCCTGTTAAAGTACTTAAAGTTGTCCCGTGTAACTAAAAATAGGAGCTCTTTAATTCTCTTTAAGGTCTGTTTCATGTTAGAGTTAATTTAACTTATAAAAATTTCGTTTCAACATATTGTAGCTAAGTTGGGTTAGAATTCTACCTATGAAGTCATTATTGGAGTTAAGATAGGTTAGAAATGAAAACGTACGTTTTGCAAATTATAGCTACTAAATCAAAGGATGAAGCTGTAAGGGTTTTTGAGTCGTTAAAGAAGAAGAACTTACCTGTACGTATAGATAAGGTAAATGACTGGTACAAAGTAAGAATTGGAAACTTCAAAAGTTATGAGGAAGCAAAGAAATTTGTTCTAAAACACAATCTTGAAGGAAAGGGATATATAAGCTTAATTAATTACGAACCTCGAAGAACAGTTTTAGCTTCGAACCTGGAAAAGAAGAACCTAGAAAAGAAGAAAAAGCTCATTCAGACAATAGATAATATTACGTCTGAAAGTTTTGATAAAGTTAGTAATAGTAAAGAAACCTCTTTAAAAAAAGAAAACAGTTATCAAAGTACAAATTACACTACTCTGATTAAAAAGGTTGATTATCTCGGTAATTTAAAAGCAATTAATAGAGAAAGTCAAAATAAAGAGGAGAAAAGTAACGGTACTCTTCACATTCATAAAATAACAAATCTGAATACCAAAAAGGAGGGGAGGATGAATTTTGAAGTTATTGCTGTTTTATTAGTCTTTTTAATTGTCTTTCTAATAATTATTAGATATCTAATTAAAAAACTCAGGGAAAAAACTCACATTGAGGATGAAACGGTAAGTCATCAAATGGAAGATGAAAGTATTGAGAATTCTGAAGAAAATGAAAAATATGATGAAATAGAATTAAAAAACTTGGAAACAGAAGATAGCAGGGAAATTCAAGAAACACTTCAAATTAAGAACCCGGTAGAGGAAGAGAAGTTTCAGGAAACAAAATTTACTCACGAAAAAGGAGGAATCTTAGTTTCCTACGGGAAATTAGTTATAGGGGAATCCACTTCTATAACAGGAGATGTAGTATCAAAGGATTCTGTTATTGTAGAGAACAATTCCAGAATAACAGGAAGTATAACCGCAGAAAAGTACGTAAAACTTGAAAAGAATGTTAAAACAGGAAAAATATTGGCTCCTATTGTTCATACCATAAGGGACGAGGAGCTCCCTAAAATTCCAGAAACTGAAGTTCCCGTATCTGGTGGTTTGAAGAGTAATGGAGACTTGGAACTTTCCGATGGACTGCTGATTCAAGGAAGTGTGGAGGTTGGTGGTAATCTTAAAATAGGAAAAAATAGCAAAATATTGGGTAACGTTTCTGCAAAGAATGTTGTGGTAGATGAGGGGACATTTATCTACGGGAAAATTTCCTCTCTACAGGACGTAGAAATTAGGAATAGAGTTATTGTTGGAAGTGGACCTGGTAAGGGAGGCATTAAGGCTGGAGGAAGGGTAAAATTGGGAAGTAGCGTAGTTATTTTAGGAAACATTGATGCTAAAGAAATTGTGGCTGAATAGTTTACTTACTGGAACGTATAAGGAGAGATACACCTACGGCTAAATCGCCGTTTAACTCTATTAATGTTTTAACCAAGCAGTATTGGAAATCCCGAAGCCTGTACGAGAGTTCGCTGGAGTAAGGAGTTCCTCAATTTAATGAGGATTAGCTCAAACTTCTTTTGTTAGTTTGTACCCGAGCCTTGGAAGGGTTTTTAAATATTTTCCCTTCTCTCCCAACTTCTTTCTCAAACGGCTTATGTAGACATCAACAGTTCTTGTAGTTTCATCGTGGTCTGCACCCCAGATTTTCTCAAGGAGCTCCTCCCTCGAAAATAGTTCCTCGGGATGCTCCAAAAAGAACTCTAAGAGCTGGAGCTCCGTCTTTGTTAGCTGAATCGGTTTTCCATCAACAGTTACAGACTTTGAACGCTTATTTTCAACAATTCCCTCAAACTCCAAAATGTCCTTCTTTCCCTTTCCCGTTCTCCTTAAAACTGCCTCAATTCTTGCAAGGAGTTCCTTTATGCTAAACGGCTTTGTTATGTAGTCGTCCGCCCCCGTCGTTAATCCTTTAACCTTCGTATCCTCATCTCCTAAGGCTGTTAACATTATTACTGGTGTATCAAAGTTAATCGTTTCCTTCCTTATTCTCCTACAGAGCTCTATTCCTTCAATTCCCGGTATCATGAGGTCCAAAATAACAACGTCGTACTTTCTCTCCTTCAACTTATCGTAAGCTTCCTTTCCGTCTGTAACCCAGTCAACGTAGTACCCGTTATCCTCAAGCCTTTCCTTTACCATTTCTCCGATTACTTCATCGTCCTCAACCAAGAGAACTTCAACCATTCTTCCTCCTTAGAGTTTAAAGTTGAAGGGAAGGAGCTCTCCCAACGTGAAGGACTCCTCACTCCTTCCATCTGTAACTATTACCTCAAAGTCCTCAGGAAAAAACTCCGATAGAACCTGTCTGCATGCTCCACATGGATAGGGGAAAACGTCAGGAGAGTATATTAACATCTTTTTAAAGTTTTTCTTTCCTTCAGAAACTGCCTTAAAAACGGCTACCCTCTCTGCACAGACAGTTA encodes the following:
- a CDS encoding SPOR domain-containing protein, with product MKTYVLQIIATKSKDEAVRVFESLKKKNLPVRIDKVNDWYKVRIGNFKSYEEAKKFVLKHNLEGKGYISLINYEPRRTVLASNLEKKNLEKKKKLIQTIDNITSESFDKVSNSKETSLKKENSYQSTNYTTLIKKVDYLGNLKAINRESQNKEEKSNGTLHIHKITNLNTKKEGRMNFEVIAVLLVFLIVFLIIIRYLIKKLREKTHIEDETVSHQMEDESIENSEENEKYDEIELKNLETEDSREIQETLQIKNPVEEEKFQETKFTHEKGGILVSYGKLVIGESTSITGDVVSKDSVIVENNSRITGSITAEKYVKLEKNVKTGKILAPIVHTIRDEELPKIPETEVPVSGGLKSNGDLELSDGLLIQGSVEVGGNLKIGKNSKILGNVSAKNVVVDEGTFIYGKISSLQDVEIRNRVIVGSGPGKGGIKAGGRVKLGSSVVILGNIDAKEIVAE
- the thiC gene encoding phosphomethylpyrimidine synthase ThiC, which produces MATLVELAKKGIVTREIEFCADYEKRPVEYIVNGLIEGTIVIPANIYHRERSDFTPRAIGKGLKTKVNANIGTSGDIENIELEIEKLRVAVKYGADAVMDLSTGKFIDETRKKIVENSPVMVGTVPIYQAAREAAEKYGFIGKMTVDDLFDVIERHCKDGVDFITVHCGVTQSSLERLRREGRIMNIVSRGGALMAEWMVYNDAENPLYEHYDRLLEIAKKYDVTLSLGDGMRPGCIADATDRCQIEELITLGELVDRAREADVQAMVEGPGHVPLDQVEANILLQKKLCHGAPFYVLGPIVTDVAPGYDHITGAIGGAIAARAGADFLCYLTPAEHLALPDVEDVKQGVIAARIAGHAADIVKGVPGALEWDIEMAKARENLDWEKQFELAIDPETARRYREERAPQEDEKTCTMCGKLCSIKRVEEYLKRK
- the cdd gene encoding cytidine deaminase; translated protein: MRTVELLKVAKKALENSYSPYSNVRISAVLFGDDGIYTGVNVENASYGLTVCAERVAVFKAVSEGKKNFKKMLIYSPDVFPYPCGACRQVLSEFFPEDFEVIVTDGRSEESFTLGELLPFNFKL
- the recG gene encoding ATP-dependent DNA helicase RecG, which gives rise to MKQTLKRIKELLFLVTRDNFKYFNRVKDPDVVLSKLFKELLPYLDRKRKSWLNRVLKVLENYKGLPEKRKKELLKELHTVFTLKFLPEEIERAREREIPRERIISKREKIERKKTYPIEAFFQEVEKVKGIDKRRLNRLKKLGIERIIDGIYYLPFRYEDRTTVTPMAYLKPNGEFLVKGKVVNVSELQTSKKKKRILKVVLYDRTGSVTLLFLQERVLNYYKSLFKKVKELGREVLAFGTVKRKTSGFEIVHPEVEILDPHKGKLEKLGTILPVYHCAEGIKQTTVRKDIHFLIKKVLPYFPEYLPKEILKKYNFPEAHEAFWRVHFPQDEDVEELQNFKSPSQKRVIFDELFLFQLAIGLYKQKVKKEKGISFPIDEGLIEEFKKVLPFKLTGAQEKVLREIVNDMKSPEPMNRLVQGDVGSGKTVVSAAAAFFAARSGYQTAVMAPTEILANQHFKKFKEFLNPYGIRVGLLTGSLSKKQKETMYKAIKEGYFQVVVGTHALIQEGVEFKNLGLVVIDEQHRFGVKQRAELKKKGRMPDVLVMTATPIPRTLAMTAYGDLDVSVIDELPAGRKPIETKIVFEDERRSLVEFLRKELSKGNRVYIVYPLIEESEKLELKAATEMFHYWNEKLKPYPVGLLHGRMKQEEKDSVMEKFKRGEFSVLVSTTVIEVGVDVPEATVMVIEHAERFGLAQLHQLRGRVGRGDRKSYCFLVTSRGIGEDSVKRLKVLESTNDGFKIAEADFLFRGPGEIFGTRQSGLGDFKVADLRRDYEVLKLARKAAEELVSKNPELEGLDNLRKLLSLRFGKKFDLVGVG
- a CDS encoding sulfide-dependent adenosine diphosphate thiazole synthase translates to MENLSEVTISQAIISSFMEKLQNHLENDVSIVGGGPSGLVAAYYLAKEGYRVALFERKLSIGGGMWAGAMFFNEIVVQEMGREILDEFGVNYREFKPGYYVADAVEAVTTIASKAVKAGATVFNGVTAEDVVLKRVNSQYRVCGLVINWSTVDMAHLMVDPLVVTSKYVIDATGHDATVVSTLQRKAGIRLDTETGCVVGEKPLWASVGEEDTVKNSREVFPGIFVSGMAANATCGSHRMGPVFGGMLMSGKKVASQISERLKQNEEE
- a CDS encoding response regulator transcription factor; protein product: MVEVLLVEDDEVIGEMVKERLEDNGYYVDWVTDGKEAYDKLKERKYDVVILDLMIPGIEGIELCRRIRKETINFDTPVIMLTALGDEDTKVKGLTTGADDYITKPFSIKELLARIEAVLRRTGKGKKDILEFEGIVENKRSKSVTVDGKPIQLTKTELQLLEFFLEHPEELFSREELLEKIWGADHDETTRTVDVYISRLRKKLGEKGKYLKTLPRLGYKLTKEV
- the pyrE gene encoding orotate phosphoribosyltransferase; its protein translation is MLTEEEIKEIFLKADAFLTGHFLLSSGLHSPYYLQCAKVLQYPEYSEVLCRELAERIKELGVDYDFVIAPAIGGIIVSYETARHLKVRGIFAERVDGELTLRRGFEIKPGERAVVVEDVVTTGKSTRETIEVVKSHGGEVVAVGSLVDRSGGKVDFGVPFETLWRLEVPVYQPDECPLCKEGKEPLVKPGSRNIPLK
- a CDS encoding polyprenyl synthetase family protein yields the protein MKIFKPFEVIKEELFKSEEFSRELLSTKVSLVLKAGGYILDSGGKRIRPGLTILSGKLVGAPLERLIPVATVMEYMHTATLLHDDIVDGAKLRRGKPSANDVFGNDVAVLVGDYMFAKAIYVLAVYGGEEVLKVAAKTVQDMSEGELLQLENVGNTDVDEDYYFDVIYRKTASLLSTCCECGALLGNPSDEKRESLRKFGEFIGYAFQLVDDAFDYVSHSERIGKPAGNDIREGKVTYPLLSVWSELSDKEREFIRKVFSEVEPSREEIDRVRKIVLSKGGDRKTFQLAREYVERAKELLKQFPESEYRGALCEVADFIVERTY
- a CDS encoding M20 metallopeptidase family protein, with translation MELGEIILKNSEEIKEEVTSWRRHIHMYPELSGREFNTAEFVSNKLREFGVDEVIENFADSTAVVGLIRGKKEGRTVALRADMDALPTEEKTGKPYSSKIKGIMHSCGHDAHTAVLLGAAKLLCNLREHIRGNVKLIFQPCEERHDCKGAKWLVENGVLENPKVSAIFGLHVYPELPTGFVGTRPGPLLASSDVFRVKIKGRSSHASRPHLGIDPVVVASQTITSLHHIVSRYVDPLEPAVLTVGRIKGGFAENVIPDEVSFEGTVRALSNEVRENFPKLIERVLSGVTSAYGGDYEFRFEEGTPPLINDQETTKFALLKMAELLGSERVVVLEKPSMGGEDFSVYLQHVPGTFIRLGTGNEEKGTNYPLHNSRFDIDEDALPVGVAVETYLAVKWLEEGK